A region from the Pseudomonas sp. P8_229 genome encodes:
- the gorA gene encoding glutathione-disulfide reductase encodes MAYDFDLYVIGAGSGGVRAARFAAGFGAKVAVAESRYLGGTCVNVGCVPKKLLVYGAHFAEDFEQASGFGWSLGEADFDWATLIANKDREINRLNGIYRNLLVNSGVTLHEAHAKIVGPHEVEVNGERFTAKNILIATGGWPQIPEIPGHEHAITSNQAFFLKELPKRVLVVGGGYIAVEFAGIFHGLGAHTTLLYRGDLFLRGFDGSVRKHLQEELTKRGMDLQFNADIARIDKQPDGSLKTTLQDGRVLEADCVFYATGRRPMLDNLGLENTDVQLTDKGFIKVDEQYQTGEPSILALGDVIGRVQLTPVALAEGMAVARRLFKPEQYRPVDYKMIPTAVFSLPNIGTVGLTEEEARGAGHEVVIFESRFRPMKLTLTECQEKTLMKLVVDAKTDKVLGCHMVGPDAGEIVQGLAIALKAGATKRDFDDTIGVHPTAAEEFVTMRTPVGA; translated from the coding sequence ATGGCCTACGATTTTGACCTTTATGTGATTGGTGCCGGTTCCGGCGGTGTACGCGCGGCGCGCTTTGCTGCCGGTTTCGGCGCGAAAGTGGCGGTGGCCGAGAGTCGTTACCTGGGTGGCACCTGCGTCAACGTCGGCTGTGTGCCGAAGAAACTGCTGGTGTACGGCGCGCATTTTGCTGAAGACTTCGAGCAGGCGTCCGGTTTCGGCTGGAGCCTGGGTGAAGCGGATTTCGACTGGGCGACCCTGATCGCCAACAAGGACCGCGAGATCAATCGCCTCAACGGCATTTATCGCAACCTGCTGGTCAACAGCGGCGTGACCCTGCACGAGGCGCACGCGAAGATCGTCGGCCCGCATGAGGTCGAGGTCAACGGTGAGCGCTTCACCGCGAAAAACATCCTGATCGCTACCGGCGGCTGGCCGCAGATTCCCGAGATTCCAGGGCACGAGCACGCGATCACTTCCAATCAGGCGTTCTTCCTCAAAGAGCTGCCGAAACGTGTACTGGTGGTCGGTGGCGGTTACATCGCGGTCGAGTTCGCCGGGATTTTCCACGGTCTGGGTGCGCACACCACGCTGCTGTATCGCGGCGATCTGTTCCTGCGCGGTTTCGATGGCTCGGTGCGCAAGCATCTGCAGGAAGAGCTGACCAAGCGCGGCATGGATCTGCAATTCAATGCCGACATCGCGCGTATCGACAAACAGCCTGACGGCAGCCTGAAAACGACCCTCCAGGATGGCCGCGTGCTGGAAGCCGACTGTGTGTTCTACGCCACCGGTCGCCGTCCGATGCTCGACAACCTGGGCCTGGAAAACACCGATGTGCAGCTCACCGACAAGGGCTTCATCAAGGTCGACGAGCAATACCAGACCGGCGAGCCGTCGATTCTGGCGTTGGGCGATGTGATCGGTCGCGTGCAACTGACGCCAGTGGCACTGGCTGAAGGCATGGCGGTGGCGCGTCGGTTGTTCAAGCCTGAGCAATACCGTCCGGTGGATTACAAGATGATTCCGACGGCAGTGTTCAGCCTGCCGAACATCGGCACTGTCGGCCTGACCGAAGAAGAGGCGCGTGGCGCGGGTCACGAGGTGGTGATTTTCGAGAGCCGCTTCCGCCCGATGAAGTTGACTCTGACCGAGTGTCAGGAGAAAACCCTGATGAAGCTGGTGGTCGACGCCAAGACTGACAAGGTGCTCGGCTGCCACATGGTCGGCCCTGATGCCGGGGAAATCGTGCAAGGCCTGGCGATCGCCCTGAAGGCCGGCGCCACCAAACGTGACTTCGACGACACGATCGGGGTTCACCCGACGGCCGCCGAAGAGTTCGTCACGATGCGTACACCGGTCGGCGCTTAA
- a CDS encoding TonB-dependent siderophore receptor: protein MFAPITRSMTLIFGLCSAALSPDLLAETDPETAPQSATQAVELAATSVSAEGLGINTENSNAYTTGAMSTATRMNLSIKETPQSVSVVTRQQMDDFKLGTLSEAMSQTTGIVVQHNDSDRVSYSARGYPINNFQIDGMLNTFGRMKSDSDTIIYDRIEVVRGATGLTTGAGDPSATINMVRKRPTARLQALAGVSGGSYDDYYSYVDVGGPLAFDGRLRGRTVLAYRDSQSFRDKYALQREVGYGILEADLSESTVLAVGYDYQDKQVQGTSWGTVPYWNADGSKAGLGRSTNMATPWSSWPLKDRTAFATLDQQLGHGWKLKAAYTHRESDVDGKIYYGGAGFPEADRSGMTAYKGHMLGTQKMEVYDVNLAGPYQLLGREHELMFGYGEAQNRSSSPYAFDAPQAAGYSNIRDWKYMSDIAKFADTVTGLPGSHGITRQKAGYLATRLSLTDELHAVLGSRYGSWEESNTDYYYDEQQKPATTKTTHQRQNAIWTPYAGLLYDLTPEYTVYVSYTDIFKPQSARDSSRNYLDPVVGSNYELGLKGSLLEERLNLTAALFWSKQDNVAERDNSVPPDPVTGEEFFKSGGKGSKVNGFEAEVSGEVLDGWNMTAGYTYTHSVDGKKQRSNTTQPLNMLRLSTAYRLPGNWHALTVGGAVNWQSDVYGSASRPIGRGANGRIITERARINQDAYTVVKLMSRYEFDKHLSASLNVDNLFDKKYYDNVGFYNGVYWGDPRTVTLSLDWKL from the coding sequence ATGTTCGCGCCCATCACCCGTTCCATGACCCTCATTTTCGGCCTGTGCAGTGCTGCGTTGAGCCCCGACCTGCTGGCTGAAACCGACCCTGAAACAGCGCCACAATCCGCCACCCAGGCAGTGGAACTGGCGGCCACCAGCGTCAGCGCCGAGGGCCTGGGCATCAACACCGAGAACAGCAACGCCTACACCACCGGCGCGATGAGCACAGCAACGCGGATGAACCTGTCGATCAAGGAAACCCCGCAGTCGGTGTCCGTGGTCACGCGTCAGCAAATGGACGATTTCAAACTCGGTACATTGTCCGAGGCCATGAGCCAGACCACCGGCATCGTCGTGCAGCACAACGACTCGGACCGGGTCAGCTACTCGGCGCGCGGTTACCCGATCAACAACTTCCAGATCGACGGAATGCTCAATACCTTCGGGCGGATGAAGTCGGACTCGGACACCATCATCTATGACCGCATCGAAGTCGTACGCGGCGCGACCGGGCTTACCACTGGCGCGGGCGATCCTTCGGCGACGATCAACATGGTGCGCAAACGTCCAACCGCCCGGTTGCAAGCGCTGGCCGGTGTCAGCGGCGGCAGCTATGACGATTACTACAGCTACGTCGATGTCGGCGGGCCGCTGGCGTTCGATGGACGCCTGCGCGGGCGCACGGTGCTGGCCTATCGCGACAGCCAGTCGTTCCGCGACAAATACGCGCTGCAACGCGAGGTCGGCTACGGCATCCTCGAGGCCGACCTGAGCGAATCCACGGTCCTCGCCGTCGGTTATGACTATCAGGACAAGCAGGTCCAGGGCACCTCCTGGGGCACCGTGCCGTACTGGAATGCCGACGGCAGCAAGGCTGGCCTGGGTCGTTCGACCAACATGGCGACGCCCTGGAGTTCCTGGCCACTGAAAGACAGGACCGCGTTCGCCACGCTTGACCAGCAACTGGGCCATGGCTGGAAACTGAAGGCCGCCTACACCCATCGCGAAAGTGATGTCGACGGCAAGATCTATTACGGCGGCGCAGGTTTTCCCGAGGCCGACCGCAGCGGCATGACGGCGTACAAGGGGCACATGCTCGGTACACAGAAGATGGAAGTGTACGACGTCAACCTGGCGGGACCGTACCAACTGTTGGGTCGCGAACACGAGTTGATGTTCGGCTACGGTGAGGCACAAAACCGTTCGAGTTCGCCCTACGCTTTCGATGCGCCGCAGGCTGCCGGCTACAGCAATATCCGCGACTGGAAATACATGAGCGATATCGCCAAATTCGCCGATACCGTTACCGGCCTGCCGGGTTCACATGGCATAACCCGGCAAAAAGCCGGTTATCTCGCGACCCGCCTGAGCCTGACCGATGAACTGCACGCCGTGCTCGGCAGCCGCTATGGCAGTTGGGAGGAGTCGAACACCGATTACTACTATGACGAGCAGCAAAAGCCCGCCACTACCAAAACCACCCATCAACGCCAGAACGCTATCTGGACGCCCTACGCAGGTCTGCTGTATGACCTGACGCCGGAGTACACGGTGTACGTCAGCTACACCGACATTTTCAAACCGCAGAGCGCTCGCGACAGCAGCCGCAACTACCTCGATCCGGTGGTTGGCAGTAACTACGAACTGGGGCTCAAGGGCAGCCTGCTCGAGGAGCGCCTCAACCTCACGGCAGCGCTGTTCTGGAGCAAGCAGGACAACGTCGCCGAACGTGACAACTCGGTGCCTCCGGACCCGGTGACCGGCGAGGAGTTTTTCAAATCCGGTGGCAAGGGCAGCAAGGTCAATGGCTTTGAGGCGGAAGTCTCCGGCGAAGTCCTCGACGGCTGGAACATGACCGCCGGCTATACCTACACCCACTCCGTCGATGGTAAAAAGCAACGCAGCAATACTACTCAGCCGCTGAACATGCTGCGGCTGTCCACGGCCTATCGCCTGCCGGGCAACTGGCACGCGTTGACCGTGGGCGGCGCGGTGAACTGGCAAAGCGATGTCTATGGCAGTGCCAGCCGCCCGATCGGTCGCGGTGCCAACGGCCGGATCATCACCGAACGTGCGCGGATCAATCAGGACGCCTACACCGTGGTCAAGCTGATGTCGCGCTATGAGTTCGACAAACACCTGTCGGCGTCGCTGAACGTCGATAACCTGTTCGACAAGAAGTATTACGACAATGTCGGCTTCTACAACGGCGTGTACTGGGGCGATCCGCGCACGGTGACGCTGAGCCTGGACTGGAAGCTCTGA
- a CDS encoding GNAT family N-acetyltransferase, which yields MDSAEILVLQASYTNPLHAEAIGIVLNHYAEDPMGGAHSLAPELLRRVPEELARRPHAFSVLAFVGGEPAGLVNCFEGFSTFACKPLVNVHDVAVVAKFRGLGLSQKMLRKVEEICRQRGCCKITLEVLEGNEVAQNAYRKFGFAPGMFNPEHGRMLFWIKDLQA from the coding sequence ATGGATTCCGCAGAAATTCTTGTGCTGCAAGCCAGTTACACCAATCCACTGCACGCCGAAGCGATCGGCATCGTGCTCAATCACTACGCAGAAGACCCCATGGGTGGCGCTCATTCGCTTGCCCCCGAACTGCTGCGCCGCGTGCCCGAAGAACTGGCGCGCCGACCCCATGCCTTCAGTGTGCTGGCTTTTGTTGGCGGTGAGCCGGCAGGGTTGGTGAACTGCTTTGAAGGCTTCTCGACGTTTGCCTGCAAACCGCTGGTCAATGTCCACGACGTGGCGGTGGTGGCGAAATTTCGCGGTCTCGGGCTGAGCCAGAAAATGCTGCGCAAGGTCGAGGAAATCTGCCGTCAGCGCGGCTGCTGCAAAATCACCCTCGAAGTGCTCGAAGGCAACGAGGTGGCGCAGAATGCCTACCGCAAGTTCGGTTTCGCCCCTGGGATGTTCAACCCGGAGCACGGCCGCATGCTGTTCTGGATCAAGGATCTGCAGGCATAA
- a CDS encoding DinB family protein: MSQPLSHHLLTMAYQNAWANHRLGKAWGQLDAEALAAPRASFFPSIRLTLNHILTCDWFYVDALERELRGAEPRPDCYVFFNRDEPFTEATALREEQAHVDRRLIAYCEQLRDADLGRIVTIARETPQHDTRLRMVSHLFEHQIHHRGQVHAMLSATSVKPPQLDEFFCAGESGLRAQDFAELGWTEELVWGH, translated from the coding sequence ATGAGCCAACCGCTGTCTCATCATTTACTGACCATGGCCTACCAGAACGCGTGGGCCAATCATCGCCTCGGCAAAGCCTGGGGCCAGCTTGACGCTGAGGCTCTGGCGGCGCCGCGAGCGAGCTTCTTTCCGAGCATCCGCCTCACCCTCAATCACATCCTCACCTGCGACTGGTTCTACGTCGATGCGCTGGAACGCGAGTTGCGCGGCGCCGAGCCGCGTCCCGATTGCTATGTTTTTTTCAATCGTGATGAGCCGTTTACCGAGGCCACAGCGCTGCGCGAGGAGCAGGCGCACGTGGACCGACGGCTGATCGCCTATTGCGAACAACTGCGCGATGCCGATCTGGGACGAATCGTCACCATCGCCCGGGAAACGCCGCAGCACGACACTCGCCTGCGCATGGTCTCGCATCTGTTCGAGCACCAGATCCATCATCGCGGCCAAGTGCACGCGATGCTCAGCGCGACTTCGGTCAAACCGCCGCAACTGGACGAGTTTTTCTGCGCTGGCGAAAGTGGATTGCGCGCTCAGGATTTTGCTGAACTGGGCTGGACCGAAGAGCTGGTCTGGGGGCATTGA
- the zapE gene encoding cell division protein ZapE, whose protein sequence is MTFDSPLSAWQHAIEHKGFIQDEAQEHAVWALQKCHEALHAGARSVTGVYLWGPVGRGKTWLMDQFYQSLRVPARRQHFHHFMGWVHQRSFQLTGIADPLRALAKELAAEVRVLCFDELFVNDIGDAIILGRLFQVMFDEGVVVVCTSNLPPDELYADGFNRDRFVPAITAIKAHMQVVAVNGAEDHRLHPGAGQQRYFVAVPGQASALEPVFHSLNAGQPASALPVSVGHRTLNVVQASESVLWCRYADLCEQPFAAMDFIALCDRYRSILLSEVPNLSAQKREGRIARGTEDGSAQVVAGDRELPQLSVHDDGVRRFIALVDECYDRKVPLYIEAQVPMEALYTEGYLEFPFRRTLSRLQEMQLQRFAES, encoded by the coding sequence ATGACTTTCGACTCTCCTTTAAGCGCCTGGCAACACGCGATCGAGCACAAGGGCTTCATTCAGGATGAAGCCCAGGAGCACGCGGTCTGGGCGTTACAGAAATGCCATGAAGCCTTGCACGCTGGTGCTCGTTCGGTCACTGGCGTGTACTTGTGGGGCCCGGTCGGGCGTGGCAAGACCTGGTTGATGGATCAGTTCTATCAGAGCCTGCGGGTGCCGGCCCGGCGTCAGCACTTTCATCACTTCATGGGCTGGGTGCACCAGCGCTCGTTCCAGTTGACCGGAATTGCCGACCCGCTGCGGGCGCTGGCCAAAGAGCTGGCGGCCGAAGTGCGGGTGCTGTGTTTTGACGAACTGTTCGTCAATGACATCGGCGACGCGATCATCCTCGGTCGACTGTTTCAGGTGATGTTCGACGAAGGCGTGGTGGTGGTCTGCACCTCCAACCTGCCGCCGGATGAGCTGTACGCCGACGGCTTCAACCGCGATCGTTTCGTTCCGGCGATTACCGCGATCAAGGCGCACATGCAGGTGGTGGCGGTGAACGGTGCCGAGGATCACCGCCTGCATCCGGGCGCGGGGCAGCAGCGTTATTTTGTCGCTGTGCCGGGGCAGGCCAGTGCGCTGGAGCCGGTCTTCCACTCACTCAACGCCGGGCAACCCGCCAGCGCTCTGCCGGTGTCTGTCGGGCATCGGACATTGAACGTGGTGCAGGCCAGCGAATCGGTGCTCTGGTGCCGCTATGCCGATCTCTGCGAGCAACCGTTTGCCGCCATGGACTTCATCGCCCTGTGCGACCGCTATCGGTCTATCCTGTTGAGCGAGGTGCCGAACCTCAGCGCACAGAAACGCGAGGGGCGCATCGCTCGCGGTACGGAAGACGGCTCGGCGCAGGTGGTGGCCGGTGACCGCGAATTGCCGCAATTGTCGGTACACGACGACGGTGTGCGTCGCTTCATTGCGTTGGTGGACGAGTGTTACGACCGTAAAGTCCCGCTGTACATCGAGGCCCAGGTACCGATGGAGGCGCTGTACACCGAGGGTTATCTGGAATTCCCGTTCCGCCGCACCCTCAGCCGTCTGCAGGAGATGCAACTGCAGCGTTTTGCCGAATCCTGA
- the speB gene encoding agmatinase, which yields MDVPMLNDQAMTRDSLYGTCAESTYAGITSFMRRRYSRDLRGVDVAVSGVPFDTATSNRPGARFGPRGIRAASTGIAWERHWPWAFDPFDHLAVIDYGDCDFDYGSPHTIPESIEAHAERILDAGSAMLTFGGDHFITYPLLKAHARKHGALSLIHFDAHSDTWPDEGGKRVDHGTMFWHAAKEGLVDPARSVQIGLRTTNDDHQGFAVLDARQVHRRGCEAIVEAIRARVGDNPVYLTFDIDCLDPAFAPGTGTPVCGGLSTVQALEILGGLRGINLVGMDVVEVAPAYDHADVTSLAAATLAMEMLCLYAARHKVDL from the coding sequence ATGGACGTGCCGATGCTCAACGACCAAGCCATGACCCGCGACAGCCTGTACGGCACTTGCGCCGAAAGCACCTACGCCGGGATCACCAGTTTCATGCGTCGCCGCTACAGCCGTGACTTGCGCGGCGTTGACGTAGCAGTCAGCGGCGTGCCGTTCGACACCGCCACCAGCAACCGCCCGGGCGCCCGTTTCGGGCCACGGGGAATTCGCGCAGCGTCCACTGGTATCGCCTGGGAAAGGCACTGGCCGTGGGCGTTCGATCCGTTCGATCATCTGGCGGTGATCGACTACGGCGACTGCGATTTCGATTACGGCTCGCCGCACACCATCCCTGAAAGCATCGAGGCTCACGCCGAGCGAATTCTCGATGCCGGCAGTGCGATGCTGACCTTTGGCGGCGACCACTTCATCACGTATCCGCTGCTCAAGGCCCATGCACGCAAACACGGCGCGCTGTCGCTGATCCACTTCGACGCGCACAGCGACACCTGGCCGGACGAGGGGGGCAAGCGTGTCGATCACGGCACCATGTTCTGGCACGCTGCCAAAGAAGGGCTGGTGGATCCGGCGCGCTCGGTGCAGATCGGCTTGCGCACCACCAATGACGATCATCAGGGCTTTGCCGTGCTCGACGCGCGTCAGGTGCATCGGCGGGGCTGCGAGGCGATTGTCGAGGCGATTCGTGCGCGGGTCGGCGACAACCCGGTGTACCTGACCTTCGACATCGACTGCCTCGACCCGGCCTTCGCACCCGGCACCGGCACTCCGGTGTGCGGCGGATTGAGCACGGTGCAGGCGCTGGAAATTCTCGGTGGTTTGCGCGGGATCAACCTTGTGGGCATGGATGTGGTGGAAGTGGCGCCGGCCTATGACCATGCGGACGTGACGTCGCTGGCGGCGGCGACCCTGGCCATGGAAATGCTCTGCCTGTACGCCGCCAGACACAAAGTCGACCTCTGA
- a CDS encoding polyamine ABC transporter substrate-binding protein, with protein MAPVFKLCFPALLLSVALNAQAEDKTLNLYSWADYVPAQTLQRFEQETGIHVRYDTFDTSEVLETKLLTGGSGYDVVVPSSSVLARGLAAGALKEIPHDSLKGYANLDADLLEKLTAVDPGNRYAVPYTWGTLGLGLNVEAVQKRLPDVPLNSLDLLFKPEYASKLKDCGIAVLDSPQEVIGLALHYLGKDPYSTDKTDLSSAEALLQKLQPSVLYVATGRQINDLASGNVCLALTYNGDVSMAADQAHKANKPYEVAYRIPREGTLIWQDNLAIPKDAPNPQAARAFIEFMLRPESVAELTNTLFFATANQAATPLVDEAVRNDPDIYPSAEVRDRLYADRSMSLKDMRQRTRLWTTFRSHQ; from the coding sequence ATGGCTCCCGTGTTCAAGCTGTGTTTTCCCGCGCTGTTGTTGTCCGTGGCCCTCAATGCCCAGGCCGAGGACAAGACCCTCAACCTCTATAGCTGGGCCGATTACGTGCCGGCGCAAACCCTGCAGCGCTTCGAGCAGGAGACCGGCATTCACGTGCGCTACGACACCTTCGATACTTCCGAGGTGCTGGAAACCAAGCTGCTGACCGGTGGCAGCGGCTATGACGTGGTGGTGCCGTCGTCCAGCGTTCTGGCCCGTGGCTTGGCGGCGGGCGCGCTGAAGGAAATCCCCCATGATAGCCTCAAGGGTTACGCCAACCTCGATGCCGATCTGCTGGAAAAACTCACGGCAGTCGACCCTGGCAATCGCTACGCCGTGCCTTACACCTGGGGCACGCTCGGGCTTGGGCTGAACGTCGAGGCGGTGCAGAAGCGCTTGCCGGACGTGCCGCTCAACAGCCTCGATCTGCTGTTCAAGCCTGAGTACGCGAGCAAGCTCAAGGACTGCGGGATTGCCGTGCTCGATTCGCCGCAGGAAGTCATCGGTCTGGCGCTGCACTATCTCGGCAAGGATCCCTATAGCACCGACAAGACTGATCTGTCCTCCGCCGAAGCCTTGTTGCAGAAACTCCAGCCGTCGGTGCTGTACGTCGCCACCGGGCGGCAGATCAACGATCTGGCCAGTGGCAACGTCTGTCTGGCGCTGACCTACAACGGCGACGTGAGCATGGCTGCCGATCAGGCGCACAAGGCCAACAAACCGTACGAAGTCGCCTACCGGATACCGCGCGAAGGGACGTTGATCTGGCAGGACAACCTGGCCATTCCCAAGGACGCGCCGAATCCGCAAGCGGCGCGCGCCTTCATCGAGTTCATGCTGCGCCCCGAGTCGGTCGCCGAGCTGACCAACACGCTGTTTTTCGCCACCGCCAATCAGGCCGCGACGCCGCTGGTGGACGAGGCGGTGCGTAACGACCCGGACATTTACCCGTCCGCCGAAGTGCGCGACCGTTTGTACGCCGACCGCAGCATGAGCCTCAAGGACATGCGTCAGCGCACGCGCCTGTGGACCACTTTCCGTAGCCATCAATAA
- a CDS encoding LysR family transcriptional regulator — MLGQLHDVDLQLLRLFVRVVECGGFSAAQGELGLSQSSISQQMAKLETRLGYRLCSRGKGGFRVTPKGEQLLIAIRTLFESIETFRHQSNGVAGRLIGEVRLGLSEAVDQSVLLRVADAIRRFRERDESVRIELISAMPGEMERLLLQQRLDLAIGYFSQVQSAFDYRELFTETQHLYCAQGHPLFTVDEPDDAALQACDRVDHPYRFMRTGEPFPDKRFSARSEQVEGTLAFILSGKHVDYLPDHYARVWEDKGLLRALRPGALSFEVGFHLARHRAQVPGDAQKAFEEDLLSAFTQATSAGK, encoded by the coding sequence ATGCTCGGTCAGCTTCACGACGTCGATTTGCAGTTGCTGCGCCTGTTTGTGCGGGTCGTGGAATGTGGTGGCTTCAGCGCGGCGCAAGGTGAACTGGGCCTGAGCCAATCGAGCATCAGCCAACAAATGGCCAAGCTGGAAACCCGCCTCGGCTATCGCCTGTGCAGTCGCGGCAAGGGCGGTTTCCGCGTCACCCCCAAGGGCGAGCAGTTGCTGATCGCGATCCGCACGCTGTTCGAATCCATCGAAACCTTCCGCCATCAATCCAACGGCGTCGCCGGGCGGCTGATCGGTGAGGTGCGCCTGGGTTTGTCGGAAGCGGTCGATCAATCGGTGCTACTACGGGTCGCGGATGCGATCCGGCGCTTTCGCGAGCGCGATGAGTCGGTGCGCATCGAGTTGATCAGCGCCATGCCCGGGGAAATGGAGCGTCTGTTGCTGCAACAACGGCTGGACCTGGCCATTGGTTATTTCTCGCAGGTGCAGAGCGCTTTCGATTACCGCGAACTGTTCACGGAGACTCAACATCTGTATTGCGCGCAGGGCCATCCGCTGTTCACGGTGGATGAGCCGGATGATGCGGCGCTGCAGGCCTGCGACCGGGTTGATCATCCCTACCGGTTCATGCGCACGGGCGAACCGTTCCCGGACAAGCGCTTTTCCGCGCGCTCGGAACAGGTCGAAGGCACCCTCGCCTTCATTCTTTCCGGCAAGCACGTCGATTATCTGCCCGATCACTACGCGCGCGTTTGGGAGGACAAGGGCTTGCTGCGCGCGCTACGGCCCGGAGCGTTGAGTTTCGAGGTGGGGTTTCATCTGGCCCGGCATCGGGCACAGGTGCCAGGGGATGCGCAGAAGGCGTTTGAGGAGGATTTGCTCAGTGCCTTTACCCAGGCGACTTCTGCCGGCAAGTAA
- a CDS encoding nucleobase:cation symporter-2 family protein → MTASEKVPRNNDLIYGLNDRPHLTATVFAALQHVLASFVGIITPTLIMGGALGLQSEIPYLISMALFVSGLGTFVQARRFGPVGSGLLCLQGTSFSFISVILSAGFMVKARGGGTDEILSTIFGVCFFAAFIEVVLSQFIGKLRMLITPVVTGTIITLMGLSLIKVAMTDIAGGFGAADLGAASHVFLAALVLGTIVVLNRVDVPFLRLGAIVIGLTLGYVVAWLMGTVDFATLPEVPLVSVPVPFKYGFNFDWVAFVPVAVIFLVSPLEAAGDLTANSMISRQPVKGPLYIRRIKSGLLADGLNSAMAAVFNSMPMVTFAQNNGVIQLTGVASRYVAFFIAGLLVLLGLFPMIGAVLQLMPKPVLGGAELVMFGTVAVAGIKILAEAGLHRRNMLIVAISIGMGLGIAAVPEVLRELPHALRNIFESPITVGALCAIVLNIFLPEEFMELEEDDFDPEASILQVMENPDLPAKAEPASAAAVAQLNR, encoded by the coding sequence ATGACCGCCTCTGAAAAAGTCCCGCGCAACAACGATCTGATTTACGGCCTCAACGACCGTCCGCACCTGACCGCCACGGTGTTCGCTGCGCTGCAACACGTGCTGGCCAGCTTCGTCGGCATCATCACCCCGACCCTGATCATGGGCGGCGCCCTGGGCCTGCAAAGTGAAATTCCGTACCTGATCAGCATGGCGCTGTTCGTCTCCGGCCTGGGCACTTTCGTCCAGGCGCGGCGTTTCGGCCCGGTCGGTTCCGGTTTGTTATGCCTGCAAGGCACCAGTTTTTCTTTTATCAGCGTGATCCTCAGCGCCGGTTTCATGGTCAAGGCCCGGGGCGGCGGCACCGATGAGATCCTCTCGACAATCTTTGGCGTGTGCTTTTTCGCCGCGTTCATCGAAGTGGTGCTGAGCCAGTTCATCGGCAAACTGCGGATGCTGATCACCCCGGTGGTCACAGGCACCATCATTACCCTGATGGGCCTGTCGCTGATCAAAGTGGCAATGACCGACATCGCCGGTGGCTTTGGTGCTGCCGATCTCGGCGCGGCCAGCCATGTGTTCCTGGCGGCACTGGTGCTGGGCACCATCGTTGTGCTGAACCGGGTCGATGTGCCGTTTCTGCGCCTGGGCGCCATCGTCATCGGCCTGACCCTCGGCTACGTGGTCGCGTGGCTGATGGGCACGGTGGATTTCGCCACCCTGCCCGAGGTGCCGCTGGTCAGCGTACCGGTGCCGTTCAAATACGGCTTCAACTTCGACTGGGTGGCGTTTGTGCCGGTGGCGGTGATCTTCCTGGTCTCGCCACTGGAAGCGGCCGGTGACCTGACCGCCAACTCGATGATCTCCCGGCAACCGGTCAAAGGCCCGCTGTACATCCGTCGGATCAAGTCCGGTCTGCTCGCCGACGGCCTCAACTCGGCCATGGCGGCAGTGTTCAACAGCATGCCGATGGTGACGTTTGCGCAGAACAACGGCGTGATCCAGCTGACCGGCGTTGCCAGCCGTTACGTGGCATTCTTCATTGCCGGCCTGCTGGTGCTGCTCGGCCTGTTCCCAATGATCGGCGCGGTGCTGCAACTGATGCCAAAACCGGTGCTCGGCGGTGCTGAGCTGGTGATGTTCGGCACCGTGGCCGTGGCCGGGATCAAGATCCTGGCCGAGGCCGGCCTGCATCGCCGCAACATGCTGATCGTGGCGATTTCCATCGGCATGGGCCTGGGCATTGCGGCCGTGCCGGAAGTATTGCGCGAATTGCCGCACGCCCTGCGCAACATCTTCGAATCGCCGATCACCGTCGGTGCGTTGTGCGCTATCGTGCTGAATATCTTCCTGCCGGAAGAGTTCATGGAGCTTGAGGAGGACGATTTCGATCCGGAAGCGTCGATTCTGCAGGTCATGGAAAACCCCGATCTGCCGGCCAAGGCTGAACCTGCAAGCGCAGCGGCGGTCGCACAGTTGAACCGCTGA
- a CDS encoding LEA type 2 family protein — MRVHAVILSLLLLSLSACALFPNRDPVNINVVGLEPLPSQDLEVRFAIKLRVQNPNETAIDYTGIALDLEVNGHPLASGVSDQIGSIPRFSETVVSVPVSVSAFSVLRQTLGLSQTQTLDNLPYVLRGKLAGGLFGTLRFVDSGKLSLPRASSATW, encoded by the coding sequence ATGCGCGTCCACGCCGTCATCCTGTCCCTGCTGTTGTTGTCCCTGAGCGCCTGCGCGCTGTTCCCCAACCGTGACCCGGTGAACATCAACGTGGTTGGCCTCGAACCGTTGCCAAGCCAGGATCTGGAAGTGCGCTTCGCCATCAAGTTGCGGGTGCAGAACCCCAATGAAACCGCCATCGACTACACCGGCATCGCCCTCGACCTTGAGGTCAACGGCCATCCTTTGGCGTCGGGCGTGAGCGATCAGATCGGCTCGATCCCGCGTTTCTCGGAAACCGTGGTCAGCGTACCGGTCAGCGTTTCCGCGTTCTCGGTACTGCGCCAGACGCTGGGCCTGAGCCAGACACAAACCCTCGACAACCTGCCCTACGTGCTGCGCGGCAAACTGGCCGGCGGCTTGTTCGGCACCCTGCGTTTTGTTGACAGTGGCAAGCTCAGCCTGCCGAGAGCGAGCAGCGCCACCTGGTGA